From Thermogemmata fonticola, one genomic window encodes:
- the uvrA gene encoding excinuclease ABC subunit UvrA, which produces MDTTRLVVRGAREHNLQNVDLDLPRERLIVFTGVSGSGKSSLAFDTLYAEGQRRYLESLSSYARQFLDQLPKPNVDYIGGLSPAISIQQKTAGRNPRSTVGTITEIVDYLRVLFARLGQGHCPRCDRPITAQSREQIIGQILSLPPGQRVQILAPIIRGQKGEYKDLCAEMVKRGYTRARINGQWVRLDEDIHLDRRLKHTIEIVVDRLQLRDPSASDSSLRVRIAEAVEQALSLGQGTLIVHQEALTEPPSRSRPIGSAASLRSEAAVDARSDGTDLLLSAHYACSFCQMSYDPPTPQMFSFNSPQGMCPQCDGLGTSYTFDPQLLVPDPSKSLYEGAIPLIGAVRSMGRWRRHIYEGVARSFGIDLKKPWSKLKERERRLLLYGSDQQLVTWRWRQSNGQTWEHFGYWEGIIPQLMSQFKKSSSGPRRRQMEKYMRIVRCPECHGYRLNAQARAVRLGGKTIVELGEMPIGQLALWFEQYQAQLTPVQRLIAEDVLREIRNRLDFLLQVGLHYLTLDRPAPTLSGGEAQRIRLAAQIGSGLVGVLYVLDEPSIGLHPRDNARLLASLQRLRDMGNTIIVVEHDEETMRAADVLVDFGPGPGHRGGQIVALGPPQHFLQQEHSLTAQYLSGRKQIPTPPQRRRGNGRVLRIVGASHNNLKNITVDIPLGCFVCVTGVSGSGKSSLVNDVLLCALQERLRSRANGRSLADDETNDDEVSTDGPVPATAGAHERLEGIEHIDKVIAIDQSPIGRTPRSNPATYIKLWDEIRLLYAQMPEAKVRGYKPGRFSFNKPGGRCDACEGNGARRLDMDFLADVWVTCPVCEGRRFNRETLQVRYRGKSIHDVLEMEVAEALEHFENVPKIRAMLQTLHDVGLDYLKLGQPSPTLSGGEAQRIKLARELIRRSTGRTLYILDEPTTGLHFEDVRKLLEVLHNFVAAGNTVLVIEHHLDVIKTADWIIDLGPEGGEEGGQIVAVGTPEEIARCPHSYTGQALARLFGIRPQPVAFTESRSRRKKATNGKPSRADSLASTPLSEELSPRDKRLTHIDIRGACQHNLKNISTRIPREQMTVFCGPSGSGKSSLALDTIYAEGQRRYVESLSTYARQFLGPVQKPKVEQISGLSPAICIEQKTSSRSPRSTVGTITEIYDYLRILYARLGVRHCPNCGQAIGTQTTDEIVDKILSLPPGTKIYVLAPLERKGQEKYSVLWEEARRSGYTRVRVDGVTYSLDEVPNLDHRRKHEVEVVVDRLVIRPALQNRLSEAVEQALALGRGVVRMALVDPDRPEPQWRVMPFSKHLACERCQLSFEPLQPHHYSFNSPLGWCPNCEGLGIQRGVAAEQLGILSHRTLRQGAIPAWPSCRHPQDPWTPFAEALARYGGFDLDTPWQELTPEQQQLILYGSGNEWIPLAANLGTSEDSARFSPRRKKTTPQNAATLPQHFQYKGIIPALDEAARLVWHYRQHLQPLLREVPCLACRGSRLRADAAATRFAGLTLGELCHKTIAEVEQFFANLSLSQEEQHIAGEVLREIRQRLHFLVEVGLEYLTLARPGPTLSGGEAQRIRLAAQVGSGLTGVLYVLDEPTIGLHPRDNHRLLQALQRLRDLGNTLIVVEHDREMIRSADYVLDFGPGAGREGGQIVASASPQQLLELEHSLTGKYLSGRQAIPQREHRRSPGSQWLRLQGINRHNLKNLDVAIPLGLFVAITGVSGSGKSTLVHDVLYQAAALRLAGYQTLPVDAPCQAIEGVQHLDKIIRVDQDPLGKSPTSMPATYTGVFDHIRALFARLPEAKVRGYTAGRFSLHIPGGRCDACEGLGQKRIEMHFLPDVWIPCEVCHGKRYNPETLAVTYRGKSIADVLDLPIREALHLFSDHPKIERILRILDDVGLGYLSLGQPAHTLSGGEAQRVKLAAELARPTSGKTLYILDEPTTGLHFEDIRRLLDVLHRLVDAGHTVLVVEHNLDVIQTADWIIDLGPEAGEGGGKVVASGPPEEIVRLFQAGRPTHTGRFLAERLATSAPLLASPSKPAQTAPKSPRLPAPVSFSSPHLSHSCARETPPAASALSADGQGIASAAPSCSNSGPPALSSIERHMPWVRNWEAWHTGPKGFPPAQTRRWPIALLKTLLEHARQLCGNHLLLHSQPTAILLHLSLPDATGELCRITTKHPDALIVECDLSASQAKSAEFRRWQSFASPSSSPRGDSAKKITTLRLALSCVEDLETTAVLELLRLLYERLASSCITARSPTPRDSRRVSTPR; this is translated from the coding sequence ATGGACACGACCAGATTGGTGGTACGGGGAGCGCGCGAGCACAACCTGCAAAATGTGGACCTGGATTTGCCGCGTGAGCGACTGATTGTGTTCACCGGCGTCAGCGGATCCGGCAAATCCTCCTTGGCGTTCGACACTCTGTATGCGGAGGGGCAGCGACGCTATTTGGAAAGCCTTTCCAGTTACGCCCGCCAGTTTTTGGATCAGCTTCCAAAGCCGAATGTCGATTACATCGGGGGGCTATCTCCGGCGATCAGCATCCAGCAGAAGACGGCTGGGCGGAATCCCCGCTCGACTGTGGGCACCATCACCGAGATTGTCGACTATCTGCGCGTCCTGTTTGCTCGATTGGGTCAGGGGCACTGTCCCCGATGCGACCGCCCGATCACGGCTCAGTCGCGGGAACAGATCATCGGGCAGATTCTGAGTTTGCCGCCGGGGCAGCGGGTGCAGATTCTCGCTCCCATCATCCGCGGTCAGAAGGGGGAGTACAAGGACTTGTGCGCGGAGATGGTCAAGCGGGGCTATACGCGCGCCCGGATCAACGGCCAGTGGGTCCGCTTGGATGAAGACATCCATCTCGACCGGCGGTTGAAACACACCATCGAGATTGTGGTGGACCGCCTCCAACTGCGGGACCCTTCTGCCTCGGACAGTTCCCTACGCGTGCGGATCGCAGAAGCGGTGGAGCAAGCTCTGTCGCTGGGCCAAGGCACTTTGATCGTCCACCAGGAAGCCCTTACCGAGCCGCCATCCCGAAGCCGGCCCATTGGTTCGGCTGCTTCCCTCCGTTCCGAGGCCGCTGTGGATGCACGCTCGGATGGGACCGATCTTCTCCTATCCGCCCACTACGCGTGCAGCTTTTGCCAGATGAGTTATGACCCGCCGACCCCGCAGATGTTTAGTTTCAACAGTCCCCAAGGAATGTGCCCCCAGTGCGACGGCTTGGGCACTTCCTACACCTTCGATCCTCAACTTCTAGTGCCGGACCCCTCAAAGAGTCTCTACGAAGGAGCGATTCCGCTCATTGGAGCTGTGCGGAGCATGGGGCGTTGGCGGCGGCATATCTACGAAGGAGTCGCTCGGAGTTTCGGAATCGATCTGAAAAAGCCATGGTCAAAGCTCAAAGAACGGGAGCGGAGACTCTTACTTTACGGCAGCGACCAGCAACTTGTGACCTGGCGGTGGCGGCAAAGCAACGGCCAGACCTGGGAACACTTCGGCTATTGGGAAGGAATTATTCCGCAACTGATGTCTCAGTTCAAAAAGTCGAGCAGCGGTCCGCGCCGCCGCCAAATGGAAAAGTACATGCGGATTGTCCGCTGCCCCGAATGCCACGGCTATCGACTCAATGCCCAAGCCCGCGCCGTCCGACTGGGCGGCAAGACGATTGTGGAATTGGGTGAAATGCCCATTGGTCAGTTGGCCCTTTGGTTCGAGCAGTATCAGGCGCAATTGACGCCAGTACAGCGTCTGATCGCAGAGGATGTTCTGCGAGAAATTCGCAATCGCCTCGATTTCCTCCTCCAAGTGGGCCTGCACTATTTGACGCTGGACCGCCCTGCCCCGACACTCTCCGGCGGTGAGGCCCAGCGGATTCGACTCGCAGCCCAGATCGGCAGCGGATTGGTGGGTGTTCTTTACGTCCTGGACGAACCGAGTATCGGCTTGCATCCCCGCGACAATGCCCGGCTCCTTGCCAGTCTGCAACGCTTGCGGGACATGGGCAATACCATCATTGTGGTGGAACATGATGAAGAGACGATGCGAGCCGCAGATGTGCTCGTGGATTTCGGTCCCGGACCTGGCCATCGCGGCGGTCAAATTGTAGCTCTAGGACCACCCCAGCACTTCCTCCAACAGGAACATTCCCTGACCGCGCAGTATCTCTCCGGCCGCAAGCAAATACCCACTCCTCCCCAGCGCCGACGCGGCAATGGGCGGGTGCTGCGCATCGTCGGTGCTTCCCACAACAATCTCAAGAACATTACGGTGGACATTCCGCTGGGATGCTTCGTCTGCGTCACCGGTGTCAGCGGTTCAGGTAAAAGCTCACTCGTCAACGATGTTCTGCTGTGTGCCCTCCAAGAACGGCTCCGTTCACGAGCGAATGGGCGCTCCCTCGCCGATGACGAAACGAACGACGACGAAGTGTCAACGGATGGTCCTGTGCCTGCGACTGCTGGCGCCCATGAGAGACTGGAAGGCATCGAACACATTGACAAGGTGATTGCCATCGATCAATCCCCCATCGGCCGAACGCCCCGGTCCAATCCGGCTACCTACATCAAACTCTGGGACGAAATCCGGCTTTTGTACGCTCAGATGCCGGAGGCAAAAGTCCGCGGCTACAAACCAGGACGTTTCAGTTTCAACAAACCCGGAGGGCGCTGCGACGCGTGTGAAGGCAACGGCGCCCGCCGTTTGGATATGGACTTCCTCGCCGATGTTTGGGTCACGTGTCCGGTCTGTGAAGGCCGGCGCTTCAATCGGGAGACCCTTCAGGTTCGCTATCGGGGCAAGTCCATTCACGACGTACTGGAAATGGAAGTAGCTGAGGCCTTGGAACACTTCGAGAATGTTCCGAAGATCCGAGCGATGCTACAAACCCTCCACGATGTCGGCTTGGATTACCTCAAACTCGGCCAGCCCTCCCCCACTCTTTCCGGCGGTGAAGCCCAGCGTATCAAGCTAGCTCGCGAACTGATTCGCCGTAGTACCGGACGGACACTTTACATTTTGGACGAACCGACCACGGGCTTACACTTCGAGGATGTCCGCAAATTGCTCGAAGTGTTGCATAATTTCGTCGCTGCGGGAAACACCGTTCTCGTGATCGAACACCATCTCGATGTCATCAAGACGGCGGATTGGATCATCGATTTGGGTCCCGAAGGGGGAGAAGAGGGCGGGCAAATTGTCGCAGTGGGGACTCCGGAAGAGATCGCCCGCTGCCCTCATTCCTACACGGGTCAGGCCCTGGCCCGGTTGTTCGGAATACGGCCGCAGCCGGTCGCTTTCACCGAGAGCCGCTCCCGCAGGAAGAAGGCCACCAACGGCAAGCCGTCACGTGCGGATAGTCTTGCTAGCACGCCTTTGTCAGAGGAACTCTCTCCGCGGGACAAACGCCTGACTCATATCGACATTCGCGGCGCCTGCCAGCACAATCTGAAAAACATCTCCACGCGCATCCCCCGCGAGCAGATGACGGTCTTCTGCGGTCCTTCCGGCTCCGGCAAATCCTCGCTGGCCCTCGACACCATCTACGCTGAAGGACAGCGTCGCTATGTCGAGTCCCTCTCCACCTATGCCCGCCAGTTCCTCGGCCCTGTGCAAAAGCCGAAAGTGGAACAGATCAGCGGTCTATCCCCCGCCATCTGTATCGAGCAGAAGACGAGCAGCCGAAGTCCGCGTTCTACGGTCGGCACAATCACGGAAATTTACGATTACTTGCGGATTCTCTATGCCCGGCTCGGTGTGCGGCATTGCCCGAATTGCGGCCAAGCCATTGGGACTCAAACGACGGACGAAATCGTGGACAAAATCCTATCTCTGCCGCCAGGTACAAAAATCTATGTGCTGGCACCGCTGGAACGCAAGGGGCAGGAGAAGTACTCGGTCCTGTGGGAGGAGGCCCGCCGGAGCGGCTACACCCGCGTGCGTGTCGATGGCGTGACCTACAGTTTGGACGAAGTCCCTAACTTAGATCACCGTCGTAAGCATGAGGTGGAAGTGGTAGTGGACCGCCTGGTAATCCGGCCAGCCTTGCAAAACCGCTTGTCAGAGGCGGTGGAACAGGCCTTGGCCCTGGGCCGCGGTGTCGTGCGCATGGCTCTGGTCGACCCGGATCGTCCTGAACCACAGTGGCGTGTGATGCCGTTCTCCAAGCACTTGGCATGCGAGCGGTGCCAGTTGAGTTTTGAACCACTCCAGCCTCATCATTACTCCTTCAACAGTCCGCTAGGGTGGTGTCCCAATTGCGAAGGTTTAGGCATCCAACGGGGCGTGGCGGCAGAGCAATTGGGCATCCTTTCTCACCGGACCCTGCGTCAAGGTGCGATTCCCGCCTGGCCTTCCTGTCGACACCCCCAGGACCCTTGGACTCCATTTGCGGAAGCGCTCGCTCGCTATGGCGGGTTCGACCTGGACACGCCCTGGCAGGAACTGACACCCGAACAGCAGCAGCTCATTCTCTACGGCAGCGGCAACGAGTGGATTCCCCTGGCCGCTAATCTGGGCACCAGCGAGGATTCAGCCCGGTTCAGTCCCCGGCGCAAAAAGACCACGCCGCAAAACGCCGCGACCTTGCCGCAACATTTCCAGTACAAAGGGATCATTCCGGCCCTGGATGAAGCCGCCCGCTTAGTCTGGCACTACCGCCAGCATTTGCAACCTCTATTGCGGGAAGTGCCTTGTTTGGCCTGCCGGGGCAGCCGGCTGCGCGCCGATGCCGCCGCGACGCGCTTTGCCGGCTTGACCCTAGGTGAATTGTGCCACAAGACCATCGCCGAGGTGGAACAGTTCTTCGCCAATCTCTCACTCAGCCAAGAAGAGCAGCACATCGCTGGTGAGGTGCTCCGCGAGATTCGCCAACGCCTGCACTTCCTCGTTGAAGTCGGGCTAGAGTATCTCACGTTGGCCCGGCCTGGTCCCACCCTCTCTGGCGGGGAAGCTCAACGCATCCGATTGGCTGCCCAAGTTGGAAGCGGTTTGACCGGCGTGCTCTATGTACTCGACGAACCGACCATTGGTCTGCATCCGCGGGACAATCATCGGCTCCTGCAAGCTTTGCAACGGCTCCGCGATCTCGGCAACACCCTCATTGTCGTGGAGCACGACCGGGAGATGATCCGCTCTGCAGACTACGTTCTGGATTTCGGACCAGGGGCGGGACGTGAAGGGGGACAGATCGTTGCCTCTGCTTCACCCCAGCAGTTGCTCGAATTGGAACACTCGCTGACAGGGAAGTATCTCTCAGGCCGCCAGGCTATCCCCCAACGGGAACACCGCCGCTCGCCCGGCTCGCAGTGGCTCCGCTTGCAGGGCATCAACCGTCACAACCTCAAGAATCTGGACGTAGCCATTCCCCTGGGACTGTTCGTGGCCATTACCGGCGTCAGCGGATCTGGTAAGTCCACGCTGGTCCACGATGTCCTGTATCAGGCTGCCGCGCTCCGCTTGGCCGGTTACCAGACGCTCCCGGTCGATGCTCCCTGCCAAGCCATCGAAGGCGTCCAGCATCTTGACAAGATCATTCGCGTGGATCAGGACCCCCTGGGCAAGTCGCCCACCTCGATGCCGGCCACCTACACCGGCGTTTTCGATCACATCCGCGCTCTATTCGCTCGCCTCCCCGAAGCCAAGGTTCGGGGCTATACGGCGGGGCGTTTCAGCCTCCACATTCCCGGCGGGCGGTGTGATGCTTGCGAAGGGTTGGGACAGAAACGGATCGAGATGCACTTCCTCCCGGATGTCTGGATCCCGTGCGAGGTGTGCCACGGCAAGCGTTACAATCCCGAAACCCTCGCGGTCACCTATCGAGGCAAGAGCATAGCCGATGTGCTGGACCTGCCGATCCGTGAGGCCTTGCACCTGTTCTCGGATCACCCGAAGATTGAGCGCATTTTGCGCATCCTCGATGATGTAGGTCTGGGTTACCTTTCTCTGGGTCAACCGGCTCATACCCTCTCTGGAGGTGAGGCTCAGCGTGTCAAACTCGCGGCGGAATTGGCCCGCCCCACCAGCGGCAAAACACTTTACATCCTCGATGAACCTACGACCGGCTTGCACTTTGAGGACATCCGCCGGTTGCTGGATGTTCTGCATCGCTTAGTGGATGCGGGTCATACGGTCCTGGTAGTCGAACATAACTTGGACGTGATTCAGACTGCCGACTGGATCATCGATTTGGGGCCGGAAGCAGGGGAAGGTGGCGGAAAAGTTGTCGCTAGCGGACCGCCAGAAGAAATCGTCCGCCTCTTCCAAGCCGGAAGGCCAACCCATACAGGCCGCTTCTTGGCTGAGCGACTGGCCACCTCGGCACCTTTACTGGCTTCCCCCTCCAAACCAGCCCAAACTGCTCCCAAGTCCCCTCGCCTTCCGGCACCGGTGTCTTTCTCCTCGCCCCACCTGAGCCACTCCTGTGCTAGGGAAACACCCCCCGCAGCCTCGGCTCTCTCTGCGGATGGACAGGGCATCGCTAGCGCAGCACCTTCTTGCTCCAACAGTGGCCCACCTGCTCTTTCTTCGATCGAACGGCACATGCCGTGGGTGCGGAATTGGGAAGCGTGGCATACCGGCCCCAAAGGTTTCCCACCAGCTCAAACCCGCCGTTGGCCCATCGCACTGCTGAAGACTCTCCTCGAGCACGCTCGCCAACTCTGCGGTAATCACCTGCTCCTGCACTCGCAGCCAACAGCAATCCTCTTGCACCTCTCCTTGCCGGATGCTACCGGGGAATTGTGCCGGATCACTACCAAACATCCCGATGCCCTCATCGTGGAATGCGACCTGTCGGCCTCCCAGGCGAAAAGCGCCGAGTTCCGCCGCTGGCAGTCCTTTGCCAGCCCATCGTCATCCCCCCGTGGAGACAGCGCAAAAAAGATAACAACCTTGCGCCTGGCTCTCTCTTGCGTGGAAGACCTGGAAACCACGGCCGTTTTGGAACTTCTCCGCCTCCTCTACGAACGGCTCGCCTCCTCATGTATAACCGCCCGTTCCCCAACTCCAAGGGATAGCCGCCGGGTCTCGACGCCCCGGTAG
- a CDS encoding RNA polymerase sigma factor, which translates to MKGLDQWDDRRLIQQSQRGNAEAFAELYRRYSRRIYHTIYRLLRNRDDADDVLQNTFLNAWRSIASFKGDSEFFTWLYRIAANLAISHQRRQGSKKEKPIPDDDGSGSPYDPPAPASHPGESMEHQEDITELYRAMQKLSEDHRIIICMKDIQEMSYEEIAQALRIPIGTVRSRLHRARLELAQLLGVLTLEADTPDTNNGHASSAPRTHKRLNPGGASLPESDKI; encoded by the coding sequence GTGAAGGGATTGGACCAGTGGGATGACCGGCGACTAATCCAGCAATCCCAGCGCGGGAATGCCGAGGCATTTGCTGAGCTGTACCGGCGCTACTCCCGGCGGATTTACCATACGATTTATCGTTTATTGCGAAACCGAGACGATGCGGACGACGTTTTACAAAATACGTTCCTAAACGCTTGGCGGTCGATCGCCAGTTTCAAAGGAGATTCGGAGTTTTTCACTTGGCTGTACCGAATAGCGGCCAACTTAGCGATCAGCCACCAGAGGCGCCAGGGAAGTAAAAAGGAAAAGCCGATTCCGGATGACGACGGCAGCGGAAGTCCCTACGATCCCCCCGCTCCGGCCTCGCATCCTGGGGAAAGCATGGAGCACCAGGAGGACATCACAGAGCTATACCGGGCGATGCAAAAGCTGTCCGAGGATCATCGGATCATCATTTGCATGAAGGACATCCAAGAGATGAGTTATGAGGAAATTGCCCAAGCCTTGCGAATTCCCATAGGTACGGTCCGCAGCCGCCTGCACCGTGCCCGTTTGGAACTGGCCCAATTGCTGGGCGTGCTCACGCTCGAAGCTGATACCCCGGATACGAACAACGGACATGCCTCGAGCGCACCACGAACCCATAAACGGCTCAATCCGGGCGGGGCGAGCTTGCCCGAATCGGATAAAATCTGA